CCCGCCAGGCGGGGGCCTCCATCAGGCGTGGTGAAGACCCACTGGTACCGGGCCCATTCGCCAGGCATGTCCACCGCTGAGCAGCGCACCATCGTGCCGGTCCCCGCCGGGTGGTGCCGGATGTCCAGCACGAACCGCTCGACCGCCACGATTCCTTCGCTGCGACCCAACGGCCCCCAGAAGACCACGTCTGAGGTCAGGGCCTGGGAGAGCAGGGCAGTCACATAGCTGTCGTCCGAGGCGTTGAACGCGGAGATGAACGTGTCGATCGCGGAGCGTGCGGTCTCTTCCTGCATGCCCCAGTAATACCAGCCGTTTCGCGTGCGCTCATACCACGAGCCGCCTTCCGATCACGGTGAACCATCCCGGTCACAGCACCAGGGGGTGTCTCCCCCTGGCAAGGCGGCTTCGTTTCGCCCCGCCGCCCCGGCCGCGACGGCCCCCGGCGATGCAATCCTCATGCGCCCCATACGTTACGGACAGCGGCGATTCGGCCAAGCCCCACCGCCCGAGGGCCGCCCCAGCAAGGCGCCCACGCGTTCGAGCCCTTGCCGCGCCAGGGCTCGCACGCGTCCGGAATCGAGCGCGTTCGATTCTCTGTGGGCGTCGTTAGGCCGTGCACTGCCGAACCATCCAGGTGTGGCACCGGCCCCAGGAGGGACGCAGGTGACTGTGACCGACGCCTTGACCGCCCACGAGGAGACGCCTCCCCCGCCGCCCCCGGCGGCCATCGAGTTCGAGGGCGAGTTCGGCAAGAACCCGCTGGCGGAGGCCGGTTTCTTCAAGATGGGCAGCCGCCTTCCCGCCGTTCTCGGCGCCACCGTACGGATGGCCTGGGCCGTGGACCGGGCCGCCGTCCTGCTCCTCGTGCTCTGCCAGATCCTCACCGGCGCTGCGGCCGCCGTCCTGCTCGCCTTCACCGCGAAGGCCATGACGCATCTGCTCGCAGCCGCCCCCGTCTCCGCACGCCTGCACGGCGCCCTGCCCGCCCTGCTCGTGCTGGCCCTCGCGGCCGGTGCGGGACGCATCAGCTCAGCCCTCGCCTCCTACGCCTCCAGCCGCATCACCCCCCGGTTGATGACCGAGGCCGATGTGTCGCTGGTCGCCGCCACCTGCCGGGTCGAGGCCGCGGCCTACAGCGAGGACGGATTCTCCGACCGGCAAGAAGCCGCCGAGATCGGCACCGTCCGCACCGCCACCATGGTCGACGACGCCCAGCGGCTCATGGCCGCCGTTGTCCGTATGGTCGCCGCGGGCGGCGTCATCACCGTCCTGCACTGGATGATGCTCCCGGTCCTCCTGCTCGCCGTGCTCCCGGCCGGGACCGGCGCGATCCTGCGGGCCCGCGTGGACTACGAGACGCACTACCTGAACATCGGCGACCGCAACGTACGCGGCATGATGCGCTGGTGGGCCACCTTGCCCCGGCACGGCGACGAGGTCCGCGCCAACGGCATGACCGGCTACCTCCTGTACTGGTACCGGGCCCTGTCCGAGCGCATCGACCAGCGCACGCTGGGCTCCGCCCCGCGACGGCTCCGCATCGACCTGACCGCCGGTGCCCTCGGCGGCATCTTCCTGATGGGCACGTGGGCCACTCTCGCCTGGCTGGCCGCCACCGGCCGCGTCCCCCTTCCGGTCGCCGCCACCGCCCTCGTCGCCGTCCAGACCGCCCTCGCCGCGCTCTCCCAGGTCGTCATCCAGGGCGCCGCCATGTTCCACACCTCGCTCTACCTCGCCGACATGCGCGCCTTCCTCACCATGGCCACCGAGCGCGCCCCCGCGCGGGGTGCCCTGACGATCCCGGAGGAGGTGCACGAGATCCGGCTCGACGACGTCGTCTACCGGTACCCGGGCAAGGAACAGCCCGCCGTCGACGGCGTCTCCCTGCGTCTGCGACGGGGCGAGATCCTGGCCGTCGTCGGAGAGAACGGCTCCGGCAAGTCCACGCTCACCAAGCTCATCACCGGCATCCTCCTCGCCGACAAAGGCCGGGTCCTGTGGGACGGCACCGACCTGGCCCGGGCCGATGTCGACGCCGTGTGGAAGCGGACCGCGCTCGTACCGCAGAACTTCGCCACCTGGCCGCTGCGGGTGCGCGAGAACATCACGCTCGGCCAGCCCAAGACATGGGACGACGATCTGGTGTGGAAGGCCGTCGACGCTGTCGGCATGCGTGACACCATCGAGGAACTGCCGAACCGGCTCGACTCCCTCCTGGCCCGGGAGCTGTACGGCGGCGTGGAACTCTCGGGCGGACAGTGGCAGCGTCTGGTGTGCGCCCGCGCGCTGTACCGGCAGACTCCGCTGCTGATCCTGGACGAGCCGACTTCGCAGATGGACGCCCGCGGTGAGCACCAGATCTTCCTGGAGATCAAGCGGTTGGCCGCCGCGTGCATGACGATCGTCGTGACCCACCAGCTCGAGAACACACGTCTCGCCGACCGGATCATCGTCATGGAGCACGGCCGCGTGATCGAGGACGGCACCTACGACGACCTGCTCCATGCCGGTGGCCTCTTCGCCGAGCTGGTAGCCCTGGCCAAGGACCGGTAAGCATCGCCGGCCCCGGCTTGCGTCCTCGCCTGCCGGGGCCCCAACTCCCGGCCGGCGAGGGCGCCGACGCTCCCTGGCCGGCTGCCCCCGACCGTACGAGACGAATCGAGACACAGATGACCGAGACCTGGCAGACGATCGCCCGCCTTGCCGACCGCCTGGAGGAGCACTCCACGCTCCCTCGCGAACAGCGGATCCTGCTGCAACTGCTGAAGATCCAGGAGGAGGCCGGCGAAGTCGCCGAGGCGGTGATCGGGGCCATGGGACAGAACCCTCGGAAGGGTCACTCACACACCTGGGAGGACGTCGAGGCCGAGGTCTGCGATGTCATCGTCACCGGCATGGTCGCGTTGACCCGCATGAACCCTGAGGCCGCGACCGTCTTCGCGCGTCATGTGGAGGGCGTCGTCGCGCGGGACCTCAACGAGACCGAGAAGGCCGAGGATGCCGCCGCCCGGTGAACGGGTGCCGCCACCAAGCGAACCGCCCGCGCAACTCAGGCAAGTCAACGTGGTGGTGACTCATGGCGAGTGGGGGCTCGCGATGGTTCCGTCGCCGGTCGATCGGGGCCGGGCAGGGTCGAAGCACCACCTGGTCAGCGACGGGCGCGGCATCCCGCTCGGTGTCCTGATGACCGGCGTGAGCCGCAAACCGTGGCTACGACAACGACCTCTACCGCGACCAGGTCCGCGCCCGCGGCATCGTGCCGGCCATCGCCCGCCAAGGCACCCGACACGGCACCGGACCGGGCACCCAACGCTGGGACGTGGAACGCACTTTCACCTGGTTCCACGGCTTCCAACGCGTCGCATGCGCGGTGAACGCCGAGCCGACGTCCACGAAGCCTTCCTCGAACTGGCCTGCTTCCTGATCACCCACTGAAGACTCAACTCATTGTGTCAGCCGCTGTGAGACGGCGCCTTTATGCCTCGTCTACACCAGGCCAATGATCCGCCACCACCGACTTGTCGAAAGGACTGTGCACTCCGCCCTGGAACTGCTTGGCAATGGCGCCGGGTGGGATCGAGGGTTTGCCGTCGAATTTCGCCACCCAGTAATTCGGTTCGGTGACCTTGTGCTTCTTGAACGCGGCACGCACCTGAGGCAGCGTGGAGGCGTTGCAGTAGACCGTCAGCTCCCCGTTGGGCGTGGCAGCCATGGTCTCCCTGCACCACGCGACCGCGCCTTCCGGCGAGGCAGCGCCCGTCTCCACGTCCAGGACCTGTGCCTTGTGCTTGTGGCTCACCGCGATTGACACCCGCTTCGCGTGCGGGAACCGCTTCGCCATCTCTTCCACGTTACGGAAATCGCCGTCGACATACCCCGCCACCATCGTCGCGCTGGACGGGATGTTGCTGGGCGTAACCGCATCGAACATAATCCGTGTCACGGTCGCCTCCTTTGTGGGGATCCTGGCGGGCGAGACAGACCAGAGGCGGACACCGCGTTGTCCAGATATCGCGGCTCGATGGCGCACCAGCTCTCGGGCCCGCGCTAATAACACTCCTGATCTCATCAAACCACTGCCTGGGTGACCCGCAATCCGGGGCTGCCTGCACTACCCGCGGCGTTCAAGCCAACCGATAGCGCGTGCGGACGCTGAAGCCGGTGGGCACATATTCGTGGTGGGGTCGGCGCGGACAGTGAGCCCTTTCCAACCTGGCTGCGGCAGGGGCCCGACAAGGATGTCGGGTTGCAAGGATTGGCGGTCCTCCAGGCGACGGATTTATGGCGTGCTGGGCGAGTACGTGAGCTGCAGGCGTGGTGCTGGCGGCAGCGGCGTAGGCGCTCCCGTCTCTGGTGCGGCGCGGAACGCTTCGATCATGTAGGCGGCGAAACGTCGGGAGGCCGTGACCCGGGCGGCACGCGGCGTGTCTTGGAGGCCCCGGTGGGCCTTGAGCATGAGGACCAGGTCGTCGACGACGAAGCCGGGGCGCAGCTGGCCGGTGTTCTGGGCGCGGCGGGCCAGTTCGCCGACCGCGTGCAGAGTCCGCTCCCGGTCTGCGGCGAAGTCCATGGCCTCGGGGAAGGCCGTCATGAAGGCGTCGGCGAATCCCATGCTGTGGGCGTGGAGTTCACAGATCCGCTCGATCAGGCTCCGGAATCCGTGCCACGGGTTCGAGTCCGTAAGGGCGTCGCGGACGGCGGCATGGCAGGCTCGCCGCTGCTCGGCGAAGGTCTCCGCGAACAGTGCCTGCTTGGTCGGGAAGTGCCGGTACAGCGTGGCGGGGCCGACGCCTGCATGCCGGGCGACCTCGCGCATGGGCGCACTCAGGCCCTCTTCGCCGAACACCGCGCGGGCGGCGTCCAGGATGCGGGCCCGGTTGTCGCGGGCGTCGGAGCGCACAGTCTGAGGCAAGTGGTTGGTCATCGGTTCTCATTTTAGCCAAACGGACGGGGGCGTCCGTTACGGTCCGCTGGCGGTGTGGCCGCCCCGTCCCGGCACTTCACCGGTGATGCCCCGGCGGCGGGGGCCGACTCGGCGCCCACAGCCGCAGCAGCTGCGATCCGTCCCTCCACCGACCCGAGGAGCAGAGATGAAAGCCGTCGTGATCAGGACGTTCGGAGACCCCGATGGCCTGGAGGTCGTCGATGTGCCCGTGCCCGTTCCTGCCCCGGGGCAGGTGCAGATCGCCACGGAGGCGATCGGGGTAGGCGGCGTGGACGCGGTGATCCGCCGGGGAACGCTTGCCGCCTACGGCTTCCGGGAGGGCCATCTCCTCGGCAGCGAGGTCGCGGGAAGGGTCACCGCGGTGGGAGAGGGCGTGGACGCCTCGTGGATCGGGTGGCGGGTGTGGGCGTTCACCGGCCTGTCCGGTGGGTATGCCGAGCAGGCCGTCGCCTCGGTCGAGGACGTCCTTGCGCTGCCCGACGGCCTGACCGGTGCCGACGCGGTGACCCTCGGGGGCTCCGGCGTGGTCGCCCACTTCGCCCTGGACCGGGCCCGTTTCACGCCCGGCGAGACGGTGCTCGTGCGCGGTGCGGCGGGCAGCATCGGGATCACGGCGGTCCAGCTCGCAGCCAGGTACGGCGCGGGCGCGGTGGCGGTCACCACCTCGTCGGTGGAGCGTGGCGCCCGCCTGCGGGACCTGGGCGCGACCCATGTCCTTGACCGCTCCGGCGAGGACGGCCCGGACGCACCGGCGGGCTTCGACGTGGTGATCGATGTCGTGGGGGGTCCCCAGCTTCCCCTTTTCCTGGACAGGTTGAACTCCAACGGGCGGTATGTGGCTGTCGGTGTGGTTGGTGGGCAGCCACCGGCGGACTTCGGCATGCGGCTGATGGACGCCTTCCGCAGGTCGTTGTCATTCGCCACTTTCAGCTCTGATACCGTGCCCGGCCCCGACCGGCAGGCCGTGCGGTCGTCCCAGTTCGCCGATGCTGCGCACGGGAACCTGCGCACGGTCGTGCACCAGGTGCTGCCGCTGGACCAAGCGGTGCTGGCCCACCGCGAGATGGACGCGGGGGAGGTGTTCGGCAGGGTTGTGCTGGCGCCCTGAGCCGGGCAGGGACGGCGTTCGCGGCCCCGGGTAACGGGCGTCTCCGCGACGTGGTGAAGCTCCTGGTAGACGGTGTCAAGACCAAGATCTACCGTGCACCACCAGGAGCTTCACGTGCTTGTCCATCCGTCGGCGATCGATCTGTCCACCGCGCACCTGCCGCATTTGGCGTGCCAACTGGCCGTCCACCGCCGGGAGATCGGTAGGTACACGATGGCGACGGCTGACCGCCGGCCGTCAGGCCCTTCTCGTCCTGGCGCCCTGCGCTGCGGTAACACCTACGCCCAGCTCGCCGCCGGGTTCGGCATCGGGATCGCGACCGTCTACCGCTATGTCCGTGAGGCCATCAAGGTACTGGCCGAGCTCGCGCCGACGCTCGACGAGGCGATAGCAACGGCGCGGAAGAAGGCGTATCTGATCCTGGACGGCACCGTGCTGCCGATCGACCGGATCGCCGCCGACCGCCCGTACTACTCCGGCAAGAAGAAACACCACGGCATGAACGTGCAGATCCTCACCGATCCCTTCGGCCGCCGGCCGCGGGCCTCACCCGCGCTCCCAGGCGCCACCCACGATCTGACCGCGGCACGTGAGCACGGCATTCTGGATGCGCTCGGCGCGGCCGGACTCACCACCTGCGCCGACAAGGCGTACCAGGGCGCAGGCCGCCCCGTTCGCATCCCGTTCCGCGGACGCCGCCTCAAGCGGTGTCAGAGCCGGTACAACACCACCCACGCCAAGATCCGCTGCGTCGGCGAACAGGCCATGGCGGTCCTGAAGGGCTGGCGCCTACTCCGCAAACTCCGCTGCAGCACCAACTGCATCACCGACATCGTGAAGGCCGCCCTCGCCCTTCACCTCGCCTCAACGTGATGTTGGAAAACGCTCAGTGGGTAATCAGGAAGTCTGGCGTGGGGCAAGTCGCCAATCCCCGGAATGGCCAGGTGGGAGGGCCAGGTCACGGCGGACAGCTGCGTAGTATCCCTCACGTGCGGCGCGTTGGCGCTTGAGCATGTGTGACCAAGTTTCGGGGCTATGGGTCTGGTCTCGCAGGAATCCTTCCATCTCCATCACCGCGACGACCCATTCGCGGGCTTTCTCCACCACGTCCGGGGTGCCAAGCATCAACAGTGCCTCGCCGGCTGGGTCTCGGGCCTCAGTGGCATCGGCCAGGTGAGGCGCCGCTTCCTCGGGTGACAAGGGGTGCGGGTGAGGGTCGTTGCCGAGGTGCGACGCGATCCGGTATGCCAGGGTGACACTCTTCTTCAGCGACCTGGCGAAGTCGGCGTAGGCCGTCAGCCGCCGCTCTTCCCAACGGGCGGCCTGCTCGCGACGAAAGCGGGCTTGGTCGCCTCGCGTGCTTGCCAAGTACGATCCAAGGGCACCGATTACCACGCCGATCAGCGCGGGGAGCTGTTGCATGAACGCCGACATGGCCACACGGTATAGGGCCATGTCAGGTGAGACTTGATGGCGTTTCAATTCATGAGTCTTCGGTAGCCGATGAGGGATGTGGCGATGCCGACGAACGCGGGGAAGCGAGCGGCCTTGCGTTCGTAGCGACGATGTAGGCGCCGGCAGCCGGCCGGCCAGGACACCGTCCGCTCAACTACCCAGCGGCTGTGTCGGCCCAGTCGCTGCGAGGGCTCAATGCCCCTTGCGGGCGATGCGGTGGGTGATGCCTCGGCTGTGCAGCCATCGGCGCAGGTGGTCGTAGTCGTAGCCCTTGTCGGCGTGGAGCTTTGCCGGCCGTCGGCGGCGGGGCCTCGGCGGGAGCGGATCGGCGGGATGCCACGGATAAGTGGCTCAAGGGCCTGGCTGTCGTGCAGGGTGGTACCGGAGACACCCAGCGACAGCGGCAGCCCGTTTCTGTCCGTGACCAGGCAGATTCTCGAACCCGGTTTGCCGCGGTCGGTCGGATTGGGTCCGGTCAGTGGCCTCCTTTCGCACTCGGCGACCAGGTCCGGCCGGTCAAGAGGCACGGTCACCGTCGGCTCGGCCTCGAAGGACACGACCGGGCGCCACGCGGCCCGGGGCGGCAGCACCTCTTCCGTTAGTGGGCCCCCACGATTTCCAGCCTGGCGTGCTGCAGCAACTCCGCGAGCTCGTGCCTCCCACCCGTCGTGCCCGTCATGGAACCTCCTCCTGCCCGAGCTGATTCCTGTCTCTCAGGGGCCCGGTCCCTCGCCGCCTGCCTCACGACTCCACAGGTCCACGGCTCCCTACAGCTTCAGGCCGTGCCGGGTGAGGTACCAGTTGTGGAACGTGAACAGCCCGCCGAGCATCACCAGCCAGAGCACGGTGCTGGTGAGCGGGAAGGCGTCCAGCGGGATCGTGTACACCAGCACCACCCGCAGCAGCGCGTCGAGCAGGAAGACCGCTCCCCACACCGCCGTGATCAGTCGCAGGTGGTGACGGAATGCCGGCTCGTCGTCCCATCGCGCCTCCCAGGCGGTCAGGCCGGCCTCGCCCACCTTCGCGATGACGATGCCGCGTGAGGCCGTCATGATGAACGGGCGCCGAGTGAGCAGCGTGCCGAGCACCCAGAGTCCGATCGCGGTGGTCAGCCAGCTGTCCCGGATCATCAGCACCCGCGGGCTGCCGGTGATCAGCGACAGCAGCGTTCCGGCCACCACCAGGCTCAGCGTGAACACCGCCATCGCCTCGACGCGCCGCTGCCGCACGATGCCGTAGCCGATCCACGGCAGGAGCAGCACACCGCCGACGACCATCGAGAGCCACTGGCCCGCGCCGGCCGCCCGCAGCCCGTAGTAGGAGCCGAGCGGGAGGACGAGCTCGAAGAACAGTTGCGCGGCGAGCCGCCGGCGCAGCGCCGCCGTACGGCCTCGGGCGGTCGCCGCGGCGGACGCGTCCGTGTCGGTCTGCGGTGCCTGGTGCGTTGCCATGGTGTGTGCCCCCGTGTCCGCTGTGGTCATGACGTGTTCCTGGTGGCGCGGTCGAACAGGTCCGCCAACTCGCGGCCGGCGGCCCGCACATCGAGATCGGGATCGTGGGTGGCGCGGCGCACCACGTCGTCGATGGCGGCGCGGATCGCCCGCATCATCACCCACGGGTCGAAGTCGCAGAACTCGCCCGCGCGTTGTGCCTTGCGGATCTGCTCCACCTGGACGGCGAGGTTCGCCTCCGTCGAGTCGAGGAAAGCGACCAT
This portion of the Streptomyces sp. 2114.4 genome encodes:
- a CDS encoding zinc-binding dehydrogenase, translating into MKAVVIRTFGDPDGLEVVDVPVPVPAPGQVQIATEAIGVGGVDAVIRRGTLAAYGFREGHLLGSEVAGRVTAVGEGVDASWIGWRVWAFTGLSGGYAEQAVASVEDVLALPDGLTGADAVTLGGSGVVAHFALDRARFTPGETVLVRGAAGSIGITAVQLAARYGAGAVAVTTSSVERGARLRDLGATHVLDRSGEDGPDAPAGFDVVIDVVGGPQLPLFLDRLNSNGRYVAVGVVGGQPPADFGMRLMDAFRRSLSFATFSSDTVPGPDRQAVRSSQFADAAHGNLRTVVHQVLPLDQAVLAHREMDAGEVFGRVVLAP
- a CDS encoding TetR/AcrR family transcriptional regulator, with amino-acid sequence MTNHLPQTVRSDARDNRARILDAARAVFGEEGLSAPMREVARHAGVGPATLYRHFPTKQALFAETFAEQRRACHAAVRDALTDSNPWHGFRSLIERICELHAHSMGFADAFMTAFPEAMDFAADRERTLHAVGELARRAQNTGQLRPGFVVDDLVLMLKAHRGLQDTPRAARVTASRRFAAYMIEAFRAAPETGAPTPLPPAPRLQLTYSPSTP
- a CDS encoding ABC transporter ATP-binding protein yields the protein MTDALTAHEETPPPPPPAAIEFEGEFGKNPLAEAGFFKMGSRLPAVLGATVRMAWAVDRAAVLLLVLCQILTGAAAAVLLAFTAKAMTHLLAAAPVSARLHGALPALLVLALAAGAGRISSALASYASSRITPRLMTEADVSLVAATCRVEAAAYSEDGFSDRQEAAEIGTVRTATMVDDAQRLMAAVVRMVAAGGVITVLHWMMLPVLLLAVLPAGTGAILRARVDYETHYLNIGDRNVRGMMRWWATLPRHGDEVRANGMTGYLLYWYRALSERIDQRTLGSAPRRLRIDLTAGALGGIFLMGTWATLAWLAATGRVPLPVAATALVAVQTALAALSQVVIQGAAMFHTSLYLADMRAFLTMATERAPARGALTIPEEVHEIRLDDVVYRYPGKEQPAVDGVSLRLRRGEILAVVGENGSGKSTLTKLITGILLADKGRVLWDGTDLARADVDAVWKRTALVPQNFATWPLRVRENITLGQPKTWDDDLVWKAVDAVGMRDTIEELPNRLDSLLARELYGGVELSGGQWQRLVCARALYRQTPLLILDEPTSQMDARGEHQIFLEIKRLAAACMTIVVTHQLENTRLADRIIVMEHGRVIEDGTYDDLLHAGGLFAELVALAKDR
- a CDS encoding VC0807 family protein, with product MTTADTGAHTMATHQAPQTDTDASAAATARGRTAALRRRLAAQLFFELVLPLGSYYGLRAAGAGQWLSMVVGGVLLLPWIGYGIVRQRRVEAMAVFTLSLVVAGTLLSLITGSPRVLMIRDSWLTTAIGLWVLGTLLTRRPFIMTASRGIVIAKVGEAGLTAWEARWDDEPAFRHHLRLITAVWGAVFLLDALLRVVLVYTIPLDAFPLTSTVLWLVMLGGLFTFHNWYLTRHGLKL
- a CDS encoding MazG-like family protein, with translation MTETWQTIARLADRLEEHSTLPREQRILLQLLKIQEEAGEVAEAVIGAMGQNPRKGHSHTWEDVEAEVCDVIVTGMVALTRMNPEAATVFARHVEGVVARDLNETEKAEDAAAR